Part of the Gramella sp. Hel_I_59 genome, ACCGTTAGCCCATTGCAACAAGGCTTTATAACCCTTCACATCATTACTGAACTCCCGATGGGAACTACGATTGTAAGCATAGGCATCTAACTTGTTTTTTGAAACATCAATTCCGATTACTTCTTGGTAATTTTTCATATTTTTAAAAAATTATTATTTGAAGGGCGCATTAACTAACTCCTTTAACGGGTCCATAATAAGACCTGGTATTCCAAATGGTTCTTGCTGCCCGTATGAAGAATGGAGGACTCTTACGGCTATTGGATCTGTAATCTCGAGACCGTTTTAGTTCTCCTCCTTCTTCATCTCAAAGGTATATTTATTAATAAGCGAAGTAAAGGAGACCGTTGTGCGTCATTTTGAAAAAAATCGTGTTTTGTAACAAAATGCAAGTTAAATCGTCATTGAAGAGAACCGAAAAAATGAAAAATGAAAAATATTTTACTAAGCATCTTCCCATTATTAATTCTTTTCAGTTGCAACTTAATTACCAAAGAGCCAGAGACCATTGATGGAAAAATCATTAAAGCATTAAAAGAGAATAACGTTCCAAGTTTATCAATTGGTGTAATCAAAAAGGGAAAAATAGATTTATTGAAAGGCTTCGGTAATATTTCAAGAGCTGATAGTACTAAAGTAAATGAGTATTCGATATTTCAAATTGCATCTCAAAGCAAAATGTTTACAGGCATTATAGTTAGAAACTTATTAAAGGAAGGAAAGCTAAACCTAAATGAACCTATTACTACATACTTACCGGATGGAATACAGGGAAAAAATAAAACGCGTTTGAAAAAGATTAAATTAAAAAATCTTTTAAACCATACTGCTGGTTTATCAAGAGATGGCTTTTCTATCTACAGAGATAGAGTTGAAGGAGAGGCGTGGAGAAATGGTTATCCCAGAACGAAGTTAATAGATGACATTAACAACATTGAACTCGAAACTGAACCCGGAAAAACATTTCAATATTCAAATTCTGGATATGCAGTAGTCGGTCTTATTTGTGAGAACGTAAGCGGTCTTAAATTCGAGGAACTTTTAAAAAAATATGTAACCAAAAAATATGATCTAAAAAATACCGTAATAAATTTGGACACTCAACAACAAAAAATGTTTGTTACACCTTATAAAAAAACTGAGAGAGTTATAGAAACTCAAGCATCCCTGATGGGAATGGCTACACCTGCAAGCGCCATTTATTCTAATGCAAATGACCTAACCAAAATACTATATGAACAAATAAACGCATATCGAGAAAATGAAATACAAAACCCTCTCTTTTTGACAAATCAAACATCAAAAATGGATGAAGGCTTACACTATGGTTTTGGTCTTATCGAAGAAACAAAAGGCGATAATATTAAATATGGACACGGAGGCGATGCTGACGGATTTGCTTGTGAATATTTCTTTAACCCAAAAAAGAATATTGGTGTAGTATTACTAACCTCAAGTGGAGGAAGCTGGGTGGGAGAATTAGCCAATGAAATTATGGAGGATTTAAAGTAGATATCGAAACAAAACGTCGCACAACAACGGTTAATCGCCAATAGACGGTAGCGTTAGTAAGAAAATAATTAACTTGACCAACAAACCAATACTAAGCCGACAAAGCCGCGTCACCTACTCCGCCAACTGGCGATAACCGAGACCGTTGTAAAGCATTTTGAAGAAAGTTTACTACATACTATTATTATCTCTGACTCTATTTAATTGTGATAAAACAGTTAAACAAGATCATACTTCTACAACAGAAACTTTTTATTATCCAACTGTTGCAAATTTTCAAAACGATACATTACTAAAAAAAGTAGAGCTCGACAGCTTAGATAATTTTGAAGAATTATTGAACATAGCAGATGAAATTGTCTGTGATACAAAATCACCTTTAATTTATTTCGAGAATAAAGACGCCATATTTAAATTTTTAATAGATAAAGATTGTTCAATCGCTTTTAATATTGCCGATTACAAAGAACGAAACATCATATTTATACAAGGAGACTCAATTATTATTAACGATAAGATGTCAAAACCATTTGATAGCATTGAGAAAGTATTGAATAATCATATTTTGAATAAAGGAAAGAATCCAAAATACTCAACGAGTATTGAAAAGGCAATTATATTTTATCACCAAGATTCCTTATTTAAATCTATAGATATTAAGGAGCAACTTTTAAAGATTTCCAATGCTTTCAACGGAATAAGAAATACAAACGGAGATTCGATACCACTTAAAATAAAATTACAGGAATACGGGTATATTTATATTGAAGAACCACCAATACCAATTAAATAACAAAACGCTTTACAACAACGGTTAATCGCCAATAAGCGGCACCGTTAGTAAGAAAATAATTAACTTGACCAACAAACCAATACTAAGCCGACAAATCCACGTCCCCTACTCCGCCAACTGGCGATAACCGTAACCGTTGGCAACAATATTTTCAAGAAAAATTTGTATTTGATTCGATTTTGATGCAATTTTACATCAAATAATAAAATTATGTCAAGACAAAGTATTTCATTCACAAAGCCAAACGATGAATGGTTAAAATCACAAGTTGATAATCAAGAATATTCTAGCAAAAGCGAATTGGTAAATGACCTAATAAGACAAGCCCGTAATCAACAAATTCAAATTGATTATATCAAAAATAAGATTGAAAAAGCTGAGAAAAGTGGATTTACAAGAGATAGTAAAGAACAGATTTTAGCACAAGCGAAATCTATGCTTAATGAGTAAATACAGATTAAGTAATGTTGCTAAAGAAGATTTGATTAGAATACATCAATTTGGAGTAAAAAGATTTGGACTAACTCAAGCCGACAAATACTTTAATAGATTTTTTGAATATTTTGATTTGATTGCTGAGCAGCCTTTTACTTTCGAATCTGTTGATTTTATAAAACCTGGATATAGAAGATGCGTGTGTGGATCAGACTCAATTTATTATAGAATAGAAGATAATCTCGTTGAGATAATGACCATAATAGGCAGACAAGATCTTAGTAATATTTAAAAAGATACAGTAAGAAAATACAGTTGCCAACAACGCATATTCGCAATTGCGGTCGTTGAGCTAAAAGAAAGTTTATAGAATTCAAGAAATAAAATCTTAATCGGACAAATCCGTATCTTCACTACCACAACTGACGAATATACGAGACCGTTGTAGCAAATTTTATCAGTGCGATTCGTTTTATAATTAATAAAATAAATCGTTTAATAATAAAACGGACTCCAATCAATCTTATCTAAAAAATTTAACCATTAATTCAATTCTAACTTACTTATGAAATATCTTAAAATCACTGTTCTATTATTACTTATCACAAACATTACTTACGCCCAAGATTACCAGACAAAAGATGAATTAGCAAAACAGATTATCGGGTCTTGGCATCTAGAAAACAGCGCTGAAGACAGATTAACTTTTTTTAAAGATGGAACTTTAGAAAGATCTGATGAAACTGGATCAATGTCATCCGACAAATATGAAATTACTAAAGACTGTGATGGAGAGAAGCTCTCCAATAAAGATTTCTTTTTAAAAATAATAGATGAAAATGGAATTTCATCCTGTGCCTACATAGAAGGTATAAATTATGATGAAAATGGAACTTTCTCATTGATGACAAAAAATCAAGGTAAAATCATAGTTTATAAAAAAGATCAAAAGTCCGTGAAATAAAACTTGCAACAACAACGGTTAATCACCAATAAGCGGTAGCGTAAATAAGAAAATAATTAACTTGATCAAAAAACTATTTCTAAGCCGACAAATCCGCGTCCCTTACTCCGCCAACTGGCGATAACCGGGACCGTTGTGCTTAATTATCTACGGAATTAAATAATTTTAATATAATTTTTATTTAAAACCGTTAAAGAATAAATTCGCCCTCCTAATCTTTAAAACTTCAAAATTGAAAAAACTCATCCTTTTAGTATTTATCCTATTTTCCACCAAAACATTTAGTCAAGGATTACAATTACGAATTTCACCAAAAATTGAAAGTAAAATTTTTTTTAAAGATGGAAGCGAAGAAAAAGGCCTGATTAGAATGAGTAGCTCCGTATTTGATATTAGATTCAGAGACTCAGAGGAAGCTGACGAGAGAAAAATTGACTACGAAGAGGTTGAAAAAATTATAACTTATCCTGATTCTACTAATTCTAGAGTTTTCCAATACTTAAATAATTATAAGCATAGGTATAAGATGTTCGCCGAACTGATTAAAAAAGATAAATTAAGTATTTATATTAATTCTCCTAAGGAACTAGAATTATTCTATTCAGATTATGATTTAAGATCTGCAGAAGAATGGATGAACGATATGAGGACTAAAAATGGATTTTCATTAAAAATAGCCAAAACCGAATATTTATATTTAGCAAAGGAAGATCAAATACTTATCCCTGTAGAGAAAAGAAGAAAATTCACTAGAAAGTATTTGGAATATTTTTCTGATTGTCCAGAATTAGTTCGAGCATATAAAAATGAAGAAATTAGTTTAGAAAAACTATCCGACTTTATAGAGTTCTATAAAGAGGCTTGCGATTAGATAACTAAGCACAACATCGGTTCATCGCAAATAACGGGTATTGCCGAAAAAGTGTAATTTTAGAAACCAGGAATGAAAATAGTTAATCCGACAAGTCCGCATCCCTACTCCCGCAACTTGCGATAACCGTAACCGTTGGCTGTAAGTTTAAAGAAAATACAGAAATAAATGATAGAAAAAAAAGATCAAGAGGAAATGGGGCAAGTAGCACTTCCATTTAATGAAAATCAATTTAAAGATTTCTTGGTAAGCCTTCTAGGCAAACCTCAAACAATAACTAAAAATTTTAATGGTAGCTTTGAATTCACAAAAGATGATATTATCTCTTTACATCAATTATTGGATAATAGAATACTTCAGCAAAATGATGCCAGATTAATTCAATTTAGAGCTACAGTAAGCTACAACGATAGTTCGTCAGTTACTTTATCTGGATTCGATCATCTTGTAAATTATAATGAGACTTTGCCAATTGTCTCTACGTCCATTCACTTAACTTGGCAATATTTAATTAAATTTCGTGATAAAAAAAACTATGAAATGCAAGAAGTTACTATATCTCTTGTAGGAAATAGTCAAGATTCAATAAGTTACGACGAAGATTTCGGGGGTTACT contains:
- a CDS encoding serine hydrolase domain-containing protein; translated protein: MKNILLSIFPLLILFSCNLITKEPETIDGKIIKALKENNVPSLSIGVIKKGKIDLLKGFGNISRADSTKVNEYSIFQIASQSKMFTGIIVRNLLKEGKLNLNEPITTYLPDGIQGKNKTRLKKIKLKNLLNHTAGLSRDGFSIYRDRVEGEAWRNGYPRTKLIDDINNIELETEPGKTFQYSNSGYAVVGLICENVSGLKFEELLKKYVTKKYDLKNTVINLDTQQQKMFVTPYKKTERVIETQASLMGMATPASAIYSNANDLTKILYEQINAYRENEIQNPLFLTNQTSKMDEGLHYGFGLIEETKGDNIKYGHGGDADGFACEYFFNPKKNIGVVLLTSSGGSWVGELANEIMEDLK
- a CDS encoding type II toxin-antitoxin system ParD family antitoxin; this translates as MSRQSISFTKPNDEWLKSQVDNQEYSSKSELVNDLIRQARNQQIQIDYIKNKIEKAEKSGFTRDSKEQILAQAKSMLNE
- a CDS encoding type II toxin-antitoxin system RelE/ParE family toxin, with the translated sequence MSKYRLSNVAKEDLIRIHQFGVKRFGLTQADKYFNRFFEYFDLIAEQPFTFESVDFIKPGYRRCVCGSDSIYYRIEDNLVEIMTIIGRQDLSNI